Sequence from the Acipenser ruthenus chromosome 52, fAciRut3.2 maternal haplotype, whole genome shotgun sequence genome:
TACTTTCTCCAGAAGTTCTTTGATCTGCTCCTGATCCTTTAGGTCTTTTCCATTGATCGCATGGAACCTGTTCCCACACGACTCTACCAGCTTCTTGAAGCCTGTGGGATCGTTGTTAACAACATCCTCAATTTGTTCATCATCCAGACTATCCCTATGAGTGAAAAGCACCATCATGTATTTCAAAGCATCCTCACCAAACATCTCCTGGATTATCTGCATAGTTTGCTTCTCTTCCTCAGTGTATCGACCCACCTttatcaccaggaggaaagcatGGGGTCCCGGAGAGGACATCTGAATGCATTTCACCATCTCACTTAGAATTTCCTTACTGGGGAGCTTTGTGTCAAACAAGCCTGGAGTGtcgaccacaacaacacgtctcCCTGCAACTTGTTCTTCTCCCCTCTCACACGCCGTTGTTATTGAGGTGGGACTGAGTGAAGATTTAAACTGTGTTTTGCCCAGAATGGCGTTTCCTGCTGCACTCTTTCCTACTCCAGTATTCCCAAGTAGCACCAACCGCAAAGAGTTTCcacacactgtaaaaaataaataaataaataataaataaataaataaaatctgtattTGTAAGTGTACTTCCAATGTCAAAACATGTTCACAATAGTTTAGTCTTGTTGTTGGAATTTCATATCAGCTCCATTCAGTGAGGGTGGTTCGTAACTCCTACCTGAGACACCAAGAgcagggtgaccagattttcaaagatcAAAACCGGGGCAATTGAtcagactaattaaaccatttattttaatgattatttaaatagccatcctctcacctGGTAttatagaggaggctgtgtggtccagtggttaaagaaaagggcttgtaactaggaggtccctggttcaaatcccacctcaaccactgactcattgtgtgaccctgagcaagtcacttcacctccttgtgctccgtctttcgggtgagacgtagttgtaagtgactctgcagctgatgcatagttcacacaccctagtctctgtaagtcgccttggataaaggcgtctgctaaataaacaaataataataaataattatctttttgttttgtttaagcagTTGTTTTGTGTCTAATTAGTTTAAGAAGCCATATTGTGTTATAGATATTgcatacttttatattgagtttattaataataataataataataataataataataataataataataataataataataataataatcattaaaaataGATTTACACTTTGGCATTTTTTGTACTCATTGCGTCAGGCTTTATTTAGTaacgttgttgatgtggtttaacctggtggattcggatgctTGCAACCTTTCGCTGCTCTATCTGGGCTAAATCCTGCCAGAACTCAACAGCTACAAAATGACCCTATTACACACAATTGCAGAGTCATGTTTAATATAAACTCAATGGAAACGCATGGCGCTCTGAGGAATAAGCAACGTAggtctgtgttaatcactttataaaaccaATGTTCTGGATTACCCAAgtactttcttttttaattttatattgttttcactgcaggtgccataaacgaAGTAAAGcggttgtttacgttattttgacaaaggTATTTGAGTGTGTCGCACTgcaggaagtggctgaaaaccgggactttttaaagattttgagcaaagtgtcgggacaccgggacctttgatggaaaaccagGACTGTCCCAGCTAAACCGAGATGTCTGGTCACCAAATCAAGAGGGAGCATGGAGATTGTTATGTATTAATATGTGTTCTATGCATTTGTAACAGTATACGTTAATAGTGCTAATATGCCACCCAGTGGTGAGTATTGGTAATTACCTTTGGaaagggttgccaacaggccacATATTTCCGGGACACTTTAAGACATGTCAGGGTTTGAATGAATTGaatttatttaacatgtagtGTGCGTGTGAATTGCATGAACAGTCGCTAAACGAATTGAATTGTTTTGCTAACTAGTTACTAAAAGCGCACACCTGACCCGGGAcgggaattacttcctgtgaggaCCGTTTTCATCAATCAGACACAGCTcgctgatttgctgtatttgtcgGATTGTCGTGGGACTGCGTGAAAGAGTGCAGATGAGTGCACGATTCTCTATAACGACggaattgcactattttgatgCATATTGTTTACCATATACAATTTCAAGCAATACAATTAATATAATGCTGTCCCAATAGAATTGGCACCGCAATTAAACAGTTCAACACATTTATTAAAGCTGCTCACGCAATTCACAGGCACTTCACTTGTTGATTTAAAATCGATTTATTTGTGGTATGGAATTATAGGGGCCAGTTGGAAACCCTAACTTCAACCAGGATATGAGCAACTTTGGGCCAGTTCAGTGAGATCCAGGATCCATATGACAGGATTACCTACAAAGTTTTGAtattccatccatccatccattatcattaaccgcttactcctttacagggtcgcggtgagccggagcctaacccggcatacacagggcgcaaggcgagagtTTTGATTTTAAGTCTATAAATATCCATAACAAATAGAATCCAAACACAACGTGATTTTCTGAGAAACGTGCCCCTGATGCGCCGGTCGGCATTTGTATTTGTTCTTTTGCAAGGGATTTAATACTTGGTGACGTATCCGTTTCTCTCGTGTTCTTCAATCATTCTCTCTTAGTATTTCAGTTTAAGCTTTAACTGATATGTTTCTATTGAAACCTCGTTCCCTTTTATTAGCACCAGTATAAATGCTCATTTGATTACTATGCAGGTTAAGGTATAGTAGAACCTAATATTTTAACGCTACTTCCTGTGGCCTTAActaaaatgcattattaattaTGGATTTTCAATAATAGTTTAGACTCTAAAATGTATTCAAACACTTACAGTTGAAATCAGTGATCGAGGTCTGGGTTAACAATATTAAACTTGCAATAAAGTGTATACAGTATTAGACAAGTGTAGCTGTTATAAACCACCCCTTTCTTTCAGGactgtgtgattatgaggacccgCTGGATGTGCCTGCAGTGATTTTAAATGCTaaagaaacattacaaaaaacTGCAAACAACATGCGTGTGATATTCAAATAGTGGAATGGGTAATAATGGACATTCTGCAACAGCCAATTGAACTGCAACATAAACCCGTTTACTTCCACTTTGAAATGGGAGTGATCCATAAGCAATCTTCTGGCCTATTCATCAAAGTGTCGTTTCCCAAAAATACTTCTTAATTAATGACTGTTTTGCAACAGTTTTCGCGACTGTTTTTGTTTCACCAAAATGGCATACGTTCTTTCGTTTCGAAACtatttttttgaaaaagaaaaaaaaaatgatcaatcACTTAGACTTAAGAAAAAGCGTAAAAAATGCTTCTGGGAAACTAAAATCAAACGAAATCTCAAAACTGACATTGATAAATGTAGCCCTTTATCACACACCTTTACAAGTGTGATAAGTGCAGTTTTGCAGCTGCGTTTTTGTATAATTCATAGTTCCCTTGAAATGGTGCCAACTATTGCTCAGACAATAGACGAACTTTTAGTACTGAGGCCCAGCGCGATGGGTTaaacgtttttattattattattataagtttaCATATTCTgtccaaattatttatttaaattatttatttagaggTCCACCCacgaaaagaaaacaaaaagactaAACTGAACAAAAAATCTACCACAATAAACGCAGTACAGGACggacatgtttaaaatgtttgtttttaaagtttagcCTGTCGAAAACGAAAGCAAAAATGTGCAAGGCTGCAGTACTTTCTTTAGACAGCTTATTAAATTTCATCAGTTTGCCTCCCGAGGCACCCACCCTACATCCCAATACCACTGTACACACAGAGAGTTCACATCTTTATGATACTATACACAGGTAGATACTCACAGCCGCACCCCGCCATCACAACttcttttagaaatgttttaatacGACACTGGAGATGAATGCGTCTTCCTCTTATTAATGCGTGGAATGAAACAGACATTAGCGCCACCTACGATTCAAGGAGACTGCAACTGTGATGTCACTGTTCTGAAAGGATTCTGCAGTTTAATGCAATTCTGAGGGGTCTCAAGTGTGACTATGATGTCACTGTTCTGAATGGACTCTTCAGTGTGAtggaattccgagaggtgcctcAGGAGTGATTGTCTAAAGCAGGTGATCTGGTCAGCCGTGATCATGTTTCTCAACAGAGTCATTTTTATTCAGTAGAAATCTTCACAGCCTTTAAAACGTTGGTAATGTAGCAGCTTTTTTGGCAAgtttcacgtgatttgattggctcttgtaattctGATATATGCATAAATCCCGATTACCCACAATATATAGTACCAATCAGCAATATTCATGTTCTTTTTGTCAACTATAACTAGGCAGACAATTAAACTTGAAGTTATGAAAATACTTAATCATATCAGAAGCAGCCAATCAGCAGCTGCTAACACCATTCGTGTCACCAGTACCTATGCAGataagaatattgaaaaataGCTTTAGCGTTCAGTTTGATACAAAAACCTACAATCCAAGTGGCTTTGATCCAACACAGGATTTCCTGTTTCTGTGGCTTACATGCTCTTATTGTGTTGTGTGCATGGAAAGCTTCCATCGGTTATTACACTCAGCTTGCTTCCACAGAACCCCTTCATGGAAGTTGCTAAATATAGCATTATTACCTACATGCACCCCTACATAAAGCAGGGCATGCTTCAGAACCTTGAAGAAGCCTCTCCTCGGCTCGCCCTGAAGCCTGTCTGcaaactgacacacagacacttcAACTGTATTGGTGAGTGAAAAAGCTACCAGGTCACTTTTGACCTCAGGTGCGGTTGTTTAAAGCCGCGCTGACGTGGAGAAtacagagcggtacaaactgaGAGCGGCACGGCTGATGTCATGAGCAGcgtttctctgtgatgtgtcgTGGAGTGCAGAAG
This genomic interval carries:
- the LOC117965802 gene encoding GTPase IMAP family member 9-like encodes the protein MSVSFHALIRGRRIHLQCRIKTFLKEVVMAGCGLCGNSLRLVLLGNTGVGKSAAGNAILGKTQFKSSLSPTSITTACERGEEQVAGRRVVVVDTPGLFDTKLPSKEILSEMVKCIQMSSPGPHAFLLVIKVGRYTEEEKQTMQIIQEMFGEDALKYMMVLFTHRDSLDDEQIEDVVNNDPTGFKKLVESCGNRFHAINGKDLKDQEQIKELLEKVENMVKKNDIPFYASEFYEREKKRKETEEKLQKEIKDLKKKNEEAMDDLKKKKNKEIDDLKKEYKKAIEKLQQEKGCCIS